Within bacterium, the genomic segment TAGCTTATAATAGCAATAAAGCCCTCAAACCTTCTATATGTTCCTAAAAAGCTTGTCAAAGGGCTTACTGAAAACACAACAGAGATAATGGTTGAGATAAGAAAGAAGGCTACAGGAAGAAAAAGGGGGCTTTTTTTGAATGTAAAGGGATAAAAGACAATTCTAAAGGATACAAAGCCAAGGAGAATAAGGCTTAAAAAGCGAAGGAGCAAAGCCTTTGAAAGATCAAATGTAACATAGATGTTTGTATCATAGAATAGAGGGATAAGAATAAGAATGGCTAAAAGCAAATATTCAATAAAGGTATCAAGCCTTTTCATAAGAAGATTATAGATAAATATAGGGGTTTAAGGCAAGACCTAAAGAATTAAAAACTTAATTTGCTAAATTTTTACGGAACGCCTGCTAAAAATCAATTGAATTTCAAGTAATTTAAAAAATATCCCCGGACTTGTCATATAATAAAAAATAGTAGACAAATCTTTATATAAAAAACTATAATATTTTTATAATGGGACAGAAGGTAAATCCTAGAAGTTTTAGAATAGGCCAAGGTTATACCTGGGATTCAATATGGTATACAGGGAGCAAAAGGGAGTATGTAGAAAACCTCCAGGAAGATATTTCTATCAGAAATTTTATTGAAAACCATTTTGAAAACGGCGATATTGGCTCGGTTGTGATTGAGAGGTTTGGTGCAAAGATTAAGGTAAATATCCATACAGGAAGACCTGGTGTGGTTATTGGAAGGGGAGGAGAAGAGATAGAAAAGGTTAAGAAGCTCTTGTCTTCCAAAATAAAAAAGGAATTTCAGATAGACATTTATGAAATAGATGACCCAAATCTTAATGCCTCTCTTATTGCCAAATCTGTGGCAAGGTCTATTGAAAAGAGGATTCAACATAGAAGGGCGATGAAGAGAGCTGTTTCCAATACAATGGCATCAGGTGCGCTTGGAGTAAAAATATCTGCGGCT encodes:
- the rpsC gene encoding 30S ribosomal protein S3, with amino-acid sequence MGQKVNPRSFRIGQGYTWDSIWYTGSKREYVENLQEDISIRNFIENHFENGDIGSVVIERFGAKIKVNIHTGRPGVVIGRGGEEIEKVKKLLSSKIKKEFQIDIYEIDDPNLNASLIAKSVARSIEKRIQHRRAMKRAVSNTMASGALGVKISAAGRLADAEIARTEWYREGRVPLHTIKANIDYGVAEATTKFGKIGIKVWVYRKPEES